From the Ciona intestinalis chromosome 2, KH, whole genome shotgun sequence genome, one window contains:
- the LOC108950864 gene encoding A disintegrin and metalloproteinase with thrombospondin motifs adt-1-like — MNYTIAFLVLLTQVGLTFSQSGSFLGVSSCQCKTPLNQRVACPGGENLTEDECLASSCCYKTAVPAAQDSTAYPACFAPKESCLGQCDIVPYMRAPCGLWSAGQSLCDAVGCCYDRRMFPYCFYPADSTPPEPGTVPITTTPATTLPPTTQAPVVPGGPNLRFFDPVNSYFITVDCRDMAYVEPCGASDISREECLLESCCWKSMLGIVGCYRTVSTHETQGDNTATAESIGAQLRQRLSVGEELEPDTETDSSPLQSYNYGNFSVALECPGGNRTNETTMFPCATNEINECLDRSCCWSDGHCYVPITSFQENITQELFSDVALFPAMMHDAEYWIPSRINLRIILEDDGDDFQVACSVDKVSLPCGENNISRSECIALGCCWRPEYAAMEELSTVCMLPTIERNKNKTQIDRNEAMLNWLSWGSWSECMATSPCSEDGIKHRSRICPHNSTTQDTNSAMPENRCSGSAYESETCYGVTTCVVAGWTAWSGWSACDNHCGAGLTRRERFCKEKKDSGADIKNPECQPIVIAVENTPSQIQEEVCNSNICDVWASWSSYTPCDAPCESEGYELAVRKCLNGRGQNQVESCEKKRIRCFGPPVCLQAWSEWQEWSSCSQSCSNGTRTRIRSCVHINGTLVSPNKCGKGNSDQEMESCNTDLCLQWGDWEVHGECNADCEENGTRQYVKTCLNPVDFTDVDDSCRIKFEPCIGSLCPGTWGSWFSWSECGDVCGPSTKSRTRDCYVKEQVFDDVARCQDTNPGSSDTNETTCNDNMCPEWSDWIDNNDCNAPCRSNGNQSRFKQCLNSTWSEQYDENMLVHDPSCYQSVVACTGAPICPPEWNEWQQWSSCSESCTNGTRIRERSCKNENGTIVSNEECIGANGHQQSEACNMDLCLEWGDWEVRGECNADCEENGTLQYVKTCLNPAHFTNVDDSCRIKFEPCIGSLCRGTWGSWFSWSECGDVCGPSTKSRTRDCYVKEEVLNDVTRCQDTNPGSSETNETTCNDNMCPEWSDWIDNNDCNAPCRSNGNQSRYKTCLNSTWSEQYEENMLVHDPSCYQSVVACTGAPICPPEWNEWQQWSSCSESCTNGTRIRERSCRNENGTVVSTEECIGQIAINNLKYVTWIFVYDGEIGKYMVNVTQNVKKTGHSNM; from the exons ATGAATTATACAATTGCTTTCCTTGTACTGTTAACGCAGGTTGGATTAACCTTTAGCCAAAGTGGATCGTTTCTCG GCGTTTCTTCGTGCCAATGTAAGACACCTTTGAACCAACGTGTGGCGTGTCCGGGTGGGGAGAATCTGACGGAGGACGAATGTCTTGCAAGCTCTTGCTGTTACAAAACGGCAGTGCCAGCTGCACAAGATTCCACTGCTTATCCTGCGTGCTTTGCCCCTAAAG AGTCATGTCTCGGTCAGTGTGATATCGTACCGTACATGCGAGCACCTTGCGGCTTGTGGTCTGCCGGGCAAAGCCTATGTGACGCAGTTGGCTGTTGCTACGACCGACGAATGTTTCCCTACTGCTTCTACCCGGCGGACTCGACCCCGCCGGAGCCTGGCACAG TACCAATCACGACCACTCCAGCAACTACCTTACCACCCACTACTCAAGCTCCCGTGGTACCCGGGGGTCCAAACCTAAGGTTCTTTGATCCTGTCAATTCGTATTTCATCACGGTTGACTGCAGAGACATGGCGTACGTAGAACCATGCGGTGCATCTGACATTAGCAG agaaGAATGTTTGCTCGAATCTTGCTGTTGGAAATCAATGCTGGGAATTGTTGGTTGTTACAGAACAGTATCAACACACGAAACACAAGGAGATAATACAG CTACAGCGGAAAGCATCGGTGCTCAACTACGACAGCGGTTGAGCGTTGGCGAAGAACTGGAACCTGACACTGAAACCGACTCGTCACCCTTGCAATCTTACAACTATGGAAACTTTAGCGTAGCTCTAGAGTGTCCTGGGGGAAACAGAACAAATGAAACGACTATGTTTCCATGCGCAACAAATGAAAT AAATGAGTGTCTCGATAGATCTTGCTGTTGGAGCGACGGACATTGTTACGTCCCAATTACTTCGTTCcaagaaaatataacacaaGAGTTATTCTCTGACG TCGCACTCTTTCCAGCGATGATGCACGATGCAGAATACTGGATACCGTCAAGAATCAATCTACGAATTATCTTAGAAGATGATGGAGATGATTTTCAAGTCGCTTGCTCCGTGGATAAAGTGTCTCTTCCATGCGGAGAGAACAACATCAGTAG GTCGGAATGCATTGCTCTAGGATGCTGTTGGCGGCCAGAGTATGCTGCGATGGAAGAACTATCTACTGTGTGTATGCTTCCAACCATTGAgaggaataaaaacaaaactcaaaTAG ATAGGAATGAAGCAATGCTTAACTGGTTGAGTTGGGGAAGCTGGAGTGAATGTATGGCCACATCTCCATGTTCCGAAGACGGAATTAAACATCGTTCAAGAATCTGCCCACACAATTCTACCACACAAGATACGAACTCAGCTATGCCCGAAAACCGATGTTCAGGATCTGCATATGAATCAGAGACGTGTTATGGAGTAACTACGTGCGTGGTGGCGGGCTGGACTGCATGGTCGGGTTGGTCAGCTTGCGACAACCATTGCGGTGCAGGGTTAACCAGAAGAGAGAGATTCTGCAAAGAGAAGAAGGATAGTG gCGCCGATATCAAAAATCCCGAATGTCAACCAATTGTGATTGCCGTGGAAAACACGCCAAGCCAAATTCAAGAAGAGGTTTGCAACTCGAACATCTGCGATGTTTGGGCAAGCTGGTCATCCTACACCCCATGCGATGCACCATGTGAATCTGAGGGATATGAACTTGCAGTAAGAAAATGCCTTAACGGAAGGGGACAAAACCAAGTCGAGTCTTGTGAAAAGAAGCGAATAAGGTGCTTCGGTCCTCCGGTTTGTTTACAAGCTTGGAGTGAATGGCAAGAGTGGTCATCTTGTTCCCAGAGTTGCAGCAATGGGACAAGAACTAGAATTCGGTCGTGTGTTCATATTAATGGAACACTGGTGTCTCCTAATAAATGCGGAAAAGGAAATAGCGACCAAGAAATGGAATCGTGTAATACGGATCTTTGTTTACAGTGGGGAGATTGGGAAGTACATGGTGAATGTAACGCAGATTGTGAAGAAAATGGGACACGGCAATACGTGAAGACTTGTCTTAATCCTGTAGACTTCACTGATGTTGATGATTCGTGTCGTATCAAGTTTGAACCTTGTATTGGTTCTTTGTGTCCTGGTACTTGGGGTTCGTGGTTTAGTTGGTCAGAATGTGGTGATGTTTGTGGACCATCTACTAAATCTAGAACAAGGGATTGTTACGTCAAAGAACAGGTATTTGATGACGTCGCCCGTTGCCAAGATACGAATCCTGGTTCAAGTGATACAAACGAAACAACTTGTAATGACAACATGTGCCCTGAATGGAGTGATTGGATTGATAACAACGATTGTAATGCACCATGTAGAAGTAATGGCAACCAAAGCAGATTCAAACAGTGTCTTAATTCTACATGGTCGGAACAATATGATGAAAACATGCTGGTACATGATCCATCATGTTATCAAAGCGTGGTGGCCTGTACTGGTGCACCAATTTGTCCACCAGAATGGAATGAATGGCAGCAGTGGTCTTCTTGCTCTGAATCTTGCACCAACGGAACAAGAATAAGAGAAAGGTCTTGTAAGAATGAAAATGGAACTATCGTTTCTAATGAAGAATGTATAGGTGCAAATGGTCATCAACAATCTGAAGCATGTAACATGGATCTTTGTTTAGAATGGGGAGATTGGGAAGTACGTGGTGAATGTAACGCAGATTGTgaagaaaatgggacactgcAATATGTGAAGACTTGCCTTAATCCTGCACACTTTACTAACGTAGATGACTCGTGTCGTATCAAGTTTGAACCTTGTATTGGTTCTTTGTGTCGTGGTACTTGGGGTTCGTGGTTTAGTTGGTCAGAATGTGGTGATGTTTGTGGGCCATCTACTAAATCTAGAACAAGGGATTGTTACGTCAAAGAAGAGGTATTGAATGACGTCACCCGTTGCCAAGATACGAATCCTGGTTCAAGTGAAACAAACGAAACAACTTGTAATGACAACATGTGCCCTGAATGGAGTGATTGGATTGATAACAACGATTGTAATGCACCATGTAGAAGTAATGGCAACCAAAGCAGATACAAAACTTGTCTTAATTCTACATGGTCGGAACAATATGAAGAAAACATGCTGGTACATGATCCATCATGTTATCAAAGCGTGGTGGCCTGTACTGGTGCACCAATTTGTCCACCAGAATGGAATGAATGGCAGCAGTGGTCTTCTTGCTCCGAATCTTGCACCAATGGAACAAGAATAAGAGAAAGGTCTTGTAGGAATGAAAATGGAACCGTCGTTTCTACCGAAGAGTGCATCGGGCAAATAGCCATCAACAATCTGAAGTATGTAACATGGATCTTTGTTTACGATGGGGAGATTGGGAAGTATATGGTGAATGTAACGCAGAATGTGAAGAAAACGGGACACAGCAATATGTAA
- the LOC104265468 gene encoding A disintegrin and metalloproteinase with thrombospondin motifs adt-1-like produces the protein MTSCRMKFEPCIGSLCPGTWGSWFSWSECGDVCGPSTKSRTRNCYVKEEVFDDVARCQDTNPGSSETNETTCNDNMCSEWSEWIDNNDCNAPCRNNGNQTRFKQCLDSTWSEQYEENMLVHNLSCYQSVVPCTGAPICPPEWNEWQQWSSCSESCTNGTRIRERSCRNENGTVVSTEECIGDGSHQQSEVCNMDLCLRWGDWEVYGECNAECEKNGRQKYVKTCLNPVDLSNVDDLCRMKFEPCIGSLCPGTWGSWFSWSECGDVCGPSTKSRTRNCYVKEEVFDDVTRCQDTNPGSSDTNETTCNDNMCSEWSEWIDNNDCNAPCRNNGNQTRSKICLGLNWVDVNEGQSLSQHPSVCYNQILPCAGATICPPTWGEWQQWSACPQTCTNGTRIRTRSCFNENGTPASHVECTGFVREEQRGDCNTHLCNKWGEWDYNGECDALCEENGTRIISRSCVGTGLSVDVCSTANEFCVGSLCPGIWASWQGWSDCHDRCGPSFQNRTRSCLVKEIVSDPSRCANGSAVSEQACNVLFCRSWTEWSTTECTGICGYRGHIRRTRDCLFGKSSVSGAVLGAAVSSIPGSCFLQLINCVPQCYPAWQPWTDWTPCSESCSPGSTERFRTCKFNGTTVDPFICEKHYLATGMIEPVSSDTFLQVRRNGSHQTSLCNTEMCITWSQWSTSRCREQCDVPGFQTKRRSCNYALSNQNVEDTSTPPRCLTEISPCLGPCVTFWTAWTAWSSCDEPCGAGVNLQTRGCYKSGRPASPNFCSQSSVADLSEHRRTRPCNNEMCDSWSDWIIGPCSEECGAVGRRRRSRTCVGNGLLAPVTASATDTSCTNVLEDCNMGPCNTRYSSWGRWRGTCDSSSCGFSRTSRRRFCIGSNGRRTRVFQCLHLGRASESRICNPTGCRSWAQWTTGECSVSCGAGSRIRSRQCNRYAEVLPVTGRLVRCFNVTLTCSNAACPVG, from the exons ATGACTTCGTGTCGTATGAAGTTTGAACCTTGTATTGGTTCTTTGTGTCCTGGTACTTGGGGTTCGTGGTTTAGTTGGTCAGAATGTGGTGATGTTTGTGGACCATCTACTAAATCTAGAACAAGAAATTGTTACGTCAAAGAAGAGGTGTTTGATGACGTCGCCCGTTGCCAAGATACGAATCCTGGTTCAAGTGAAACAAACGAAACAACTTGTAATGACAACATGTGCTCTGAATGGAGTGAATGGATTGATAACAACGATTGTAATGCACCATGTAGAAATAATGGCAACCAAACAAGATTCAAACAGTGCCTTGATTCTACCTGGTCGGAACAATATGAAGAAAACATGCTGGTACATAATCTATCCTGTTATCAAAGCGTGGTGCCCTGTACTGGTGCACCAATTTGTCCACCAGAATGGAATGAATGGCAGCAGTGGTCTTCTTGCTCCGAATCTTGCACCAATGGAACAAGAATAAGAGAAAGGTCTTGTAGGAATGAAAATGGAACCGTCGTTTCTACCGAAGAGTGCATCGGGGACGGTAGCCATCAGCAATCTGAAGTATGTAACATGGATCTTTGTTTGCGATGGGGAGATTGGGAAGTATATGGTGAATGTAACGCAGAATGTGAAAAAAACGGCAGGCAGAAATATGTGAAGACTTGTCTCAATCCTGTGGACTTAAGTAACGTGGATGACTTGTGTCGTATGAAGTTTGAACCTTGTATTGGTTCTTTGTGTCCTGGTACTTGGGGTTCGTGGTTTAGTTGGTCAGAATGTGGTGATGTTTGTGGACCATCTACTAAATCTAGAACAAGAAATTGTTACGTCAAAGAAGAGgtatttgatgacgtcacccgTTGCCAAGATACGAATCCTGGTTCAAGTGATACAAACGAAACAACTTGTAATGACAACATGTGCTCTGAATGGAGTGAATGGATTGATAACAACGATTGTAATGCACCATGTAGAAATAATGGCAACCAAACCAGATCGAAAATATGCCTTGGCCTTAACTGGGTTGATGTTAATGAAGGTCAATCACTATCACAGCATCCATCAGTGTGCTACAATCAAATACTTCCTTGTGCCGGTGCAACTATTTGTCCACCAACCTGGGGCGAATGGCAACAGTGGTCTGCTTGCCCCCAAACTTGTACCAATGGAACAAGAATACGGACTCGGTCCTGCTTTAACGAAAATGGGACTCCAGCTTCCCATGTCGAATGTACAGGATTCGTGAGGGAAGAGCAACGTGGTGACTGTAACACCCATCTATGTAACAAATGGGGTGAATGGGATTATAATGGAGAATGTGACGCTCTTTGTGAGGAAAATGGAACCCGCATTATTTCCCGAAGTTGTGTAGGTACGGGTTTATCTGTCGATGTGTGTTCTACCGCCAATGAGTTTTGTGTCGGCAGTCTATGTCCGGGAATCTGGGCGTCGTGGCAAGGATGGTCGGATTGTCACGATAGATGTGGACCCTCGTTTCAAAATCGAACACGATCTTGTCTTGTGAAAGAAATAGTATCTGACCCATCTCGTTGCGCAAATGGTTCCGCAGTTAGTGAACAAgcttgtaatgttttattctgtCGATCCTGGACCGAGTGGTCTACAACTGAGTGCACAGGAATATGCGGCTACCGCGGGCATATACGAAGAACACGCGACTGTCTCTTTGGTAAAAGTTCTGTCAGTGGAGCTGTTCTTGGTGCGGCTGTCTCTTCGATACCCGGAAGTTGTTTTCTGCAACTAATAAACTGTGTTCCACAGTGTTATCCGGCATGGCAGCCATGGACAGATTGGACTCCATGTTCAGAATCTTGTTCTCCCGGTTCCACTGAACGATTCCGAACATGTAAATTCAATGGTACTACCGTGGATCCTTTTATTTGTGAGAAGCACTATTTGGCAACTGGAATGATCGAGCCGGTCTCGTCTGACACGTTTCTACAGGTTAGGAGAAACGGAAGTCACCAAACGTCATTGTGCAATACTGAAATGTGTATAACATGGTCACAATGGTCAACGAGTCGATGCCGTGAACAATGTGATGTGCCTGGCTTCCAAACTAAACGGAGATCTTGCAATTACGCACTTTCAAATCAAAACGTAGAAGATACATCGACCCCGCCCAGATGCTTAACAGAAATATCGCCATGCTTAGGACCGTGTGTTACATTCTGGACGGCTTGGACAGCATGGAGTTCTTGCGATGAACCTTGTGGTGCTGGCGTTAACTTACAG ACTCGTGGTTGCTACAAAAGTGGAAGGCCAGCTTCTCCAAATTTCTGCAGTCAAAGCAGTGTCGCAGATTTATCAGAGCACCGTCGGACACGGCCTTGCAACAATGAGATGTGCGATTCTTGGTCAGACTGGATAATCGGGCCATGTAGTGAGGAATGCGGTGCAGTTGGCAGACGTCGTAGAAGCCGAACATGCGTCGGAAACGGGCTTCTTGCTCCAGTTACCGCATCCGCTACAGATACAAGCTGCACCAATGTCTTGGAGGACTGTAATATGGGTCCATGTAACACTCGGTACAGTTCTTGGGGGCGATGGAGGGGTACGTGTGATAGTTCATCCTGCGGTTTCAGCAGAACATCTCGAAGAAGATTTTGTATTGGAAGCAACGGACGCAGAACTAGAGTCTTTCAATGCCTGCATCTTGGCCGAGCATCTGAAAGTCGTATTTGCAATCCCACCGGTTGTCGATCTTGGGCTCAGTGGACCACTGGTGAATGCTCTGTTTCGTGTGGCGCGGGTTCAAGAATAAGATCTCGGCAGTGCAACCGATATGCAGAAGTTCTTCCTGTTACGGGTAGACTTGTACGTTGCTTTAATGTGACATTAACCTGCTCGAACGCTGCGTGTCCAGTCGGTTGA
- the gabpalpha gene encoding GA repeat binding protein alpha homolog isoform X1: protein MSTNKDNRPDGKEKIRKQSNPEEAVIVQNIDIKTPIKVLKDVLSRRLRKSDLSKHDIYLQDFYLDPDLSLFEQGVKIHGSVELSIQVQSSSTNPKLIIVEIVKPMQDVKPMKLATSDRKKRKFIFQDIPKVSQPEKVAELEIPGDPLLWNKTQVYQWMVWVAKEFNLDTSIIMDPDLDGIELNRMSQTEFVSTFAYGNVLWSHHALLKKLAESAVKIQEGKTQSDAELSVISSSPSVASTYYKQKEPRRDYSVFAKNHSVTKTTSNGQTQLWQFLLELLTDADSTDCIMWVGDTGEFKLLAPEIVAQKWGLRKNKPSMNYEKLSRALRYYYDGDMISKVPGKRFVYKFVCNLKELVGYNASELNKLVTECVQRRQSEAARNVDEYLRDPDGEVTLLLGPTT, encoded by the exons ATGTCAACAAACAAAGACAACAGGCCTGATGggaaagaaaaaataagaaaacagtCAAATCCTGAAG agGCGGTTATAGTTCAAAACATCGACATCAAAACTCCGATAAAAGTTCTTAAAGATGTCCTGAGTAGACGACTTCGTAAATCTGATCTAAGCAAGCACGATATTTATCTTCAAGACTTTTATCTCGACCCTGATCTGAGCTTGTTTGAACAAGGTGTAAAG ATTCATGGATCTGTTGAACTTAGCATACAAGTTCAAAGCAGCAGCACCAACCCAAAGCTTATAATTGTTGAGATCGTTAAACCAATGCAAGATGTCAAACCTATGAAACTGGCTACCTCTG ATAGGAAAAAGAGGAAATTCATCTTTCAAGATATACCTAAAGTGAGTCAACCAGAAAAAGTGGCTGAATTGGAAATCCCTGGAGATCCATTATTGTGGAATAAAACACAG GTATACCAGTGGATGGTGTGGGTCGCCAAAGAGTTTAATTTGGACACAAGCATTATCATGGACCCTGATTTAGATGGTATAGAACTTAACCGCATGTCACAGACTGAATTTGTTTCAACCTTTGCTTATGGGAATGTTCTCTGGTCACACCATGCACTGTTAAAG AAATTGGCTGAATCTGCTGTGAAAATTCAAGAAGGTAAAACCCAGTCTGATGCcgag TTGTCAGTCATCTCTTCTTCACCATCTGTTGCTTCAACTTACTACAAGCAGAAAGAACCGAGAAGGGATTACTCTGTTTTTGCCAAAAATCATTCAGTAACaaa GACGACTTCAAATGGACAGACACAGTTGTGGCAATTTCTCCTTGAGTTACTAACAGATGCAGACAGCACAGACTGTATTATGTGGGTTGGTGATACAGGCGAGTTTAAACTGTTAGCACCAGAGATTGTTGCACAGAAATGGGgtttaagaaaaaacaaaccatCTATGAATTACGAGAAACTTTCTAGAGCTCTGCGTTACTATTATGATGGGGATATGATATCAAAG gTACCAGGGAAACGGTTTGTGTACAAATTTGTCTGCAACCTTAAGGAACTTGTGGGTTATAATGCTTCTGAATTGAACAAGTTAGTGACTGAGTGTGTGCAGCGCCGACAGTCTGAAGCTGCACGCAATGTAGATGAATACCTACGAGATCCAGATGGTGAAGTAACGCTTCTACTTGGTCCCACCACATGA
- the gabpalpha gene encoding GA repeat binding protein alpha homolog — translation MSTNKDNRPDGKEKIRKQSNPEEAVIVQNIDIKTPIKVLKDVLSRRLRKSDLSKHDIYLQDFYLDPDLSLFEQGVKIHGSVELSIQVQSSSTNPKLIIVEIVKPMQDVKPMKLATSDRKKRKFIFQDIPKVSQPEKVAELEIPGDPLLWNKTQVYQWMVWVAKEFNLDTSIIMDPDLDGIELNRMSQTEFVSTFAYGNVLWSHHALLKKLAESAVKIQEGKTQSDAELSVISSSPSVASTYYKQKEPRRDYSVFAKNHSVTKTTSNGQTQLWQFLLELLTDADSTDCIMWVGDTGEFKLLAPEIVAQKWGLRKNKPSMNYEKLSRALRYYYDGDMISKVPGKRFVYKFVCNLKELVGYNASELN, via the exons ATGTCAACAAACAAAGACAACAGGCCTGATGggaaagaaaaaataagaaaacagtCAAATCCTGAAG agGCGGTTATAGTTCAAAACATCGACATCAAAACTCCGATAAAAGTTCTTAAAGATGTCCTGAGTAGACGACTTCGTAAATCTGATCTAAGCAAGCACGATATTTATCTTCAAGACTTTTATCTCGACCCTGATCTGAGCTTGTTTGAACAAGGTGTAAAG ATTCATGGATCTGTTGAACTTAGCATACAAGTTCAAAGCAGCAGCACCAACCCAAAGCTTATAATTGTTGAGATCGTTAAACCAATGCAAGATGTCAAACCTATGAAACTGGCTACCTCTG ATAGGAAAAAGAGGAAATTCATCTTTCAAGATATACCTAAAGTGAGTCAACCAGAAAAAGTGGCTGAATTGGAAATCCCTGGAGATCCATTATTGTGGAATAAAACACAG GTATACCAGTGGATGGTGTGGGTCGCCAAAGAGTTTAATTTGGACACAAGCATTATCATGGACCCTGATTTAGATGGTATAGAACTTAACCGCATGTCACAGACTGAATTTGTTTCAACCTTTGCTTATGGGAATGTTCTCTGGTCACACCATGCACTGTTAAAG AAATTGGCTGAATCTGCTGTGAAAATTCAAGAAGGTAAAACCCAGTCTGATGCcgag TTGTCAGTCATCTCTTCTTCACCATCTGTTGCTTCAACTTACTACAAGCAGAAAGAACCGAGAAGGGATTACTCTGTTTTTGCCAAAAATCATTCAGTAACaaa GACGACTTCAAATGGACAGACACAGTTGTGGCAATTTCTCCTTGAGTTACTAACAGATGCAGACAGCACAGACTGTATTATGTGGGTTGGTGATACAGGCGAGTTTAAACTGTTAGCACCAGAGATTGTTGCACAGAAATGGGgtttaagaaaaaacaaaccatCTATGAATTACGAGAAACTTTCTAGAGCTCTGCGTTACTATTATGATGGGGATATGATATCAAAG gTACCAGGGAAACGGTTTGTGTACAAATTTGTCTGCAACCTTAAGGAACTTGTGGGTTATAATGCTTCTGAATTGAACAAG
- the LOC100186760 gene encoding transmembrane protein 185A-like, translating into MDLKEFFKDFNASKFMFFVFFLPLSVLVSLKLNGDINWSMWVIFIPMWGLNFLVILGAIVGSVVWCRHPEFRAEREGFVDYKAMLIAVGMHLLLLMFELLLCDNVEGGGRNMWILVFTPLFFAAPVAIAACVWGFKHDRSLELEVVLSTNVLLFIFIALRLDNIILWPWTTVFIPLWIIMCLPCIEVIYYFIWTLIFLRSTFPESDRRSHLVMALTWLMVVLPLLTFQVLLAYRLDGINQNSWITIFIPLHISIVAMLVGTFCSKGGNKWWFGIRMDFCQFMLESCPFLRLYGNISYKFPPTEEPAPPVSQEPRGSKYSQTIYIQGSARYDCVVPVVSIDTPD; encoded by the exons ATGGATCTGAAAGAATTCTTTAAAGACTTTAATGCCAG CAAATTCATGTTCTTCGTATTTTTTCTTCCGCTATCTGTGCTCGTATCACTGAAGCTGAATGGCGACATTAATTGGTCGATGTGGGTGATATTTATCCCAATGTGGGGGCTAAACTTTCTCGTCATACTTGGCGCAATTGTTGGAAGCGTTGTGTGGTGCAGACATCCTGAATTTAG agCTGAGCGGGAAGGATTCGTGGACTACAAAGCAATGCTTATAGCAGTTGGAATGCATCTCCTGTTGCTAATGTTTGAATTACTCCTCTGTGATAATGTGGAGGGGGGTGGTCGTAACATGTGGATTCTTGTTTTCACCCCTCTGTTCTTTGCTGCCCCGGTGGCTATTGCTGCTTGTGTTTGGGGGTTTAAACATGATAGATCACTTGAG ttagAGGTTGTACTATCAACAAACGTGCTTCTTTTCATATTCATTGCACTCCGGTTGGATAACATAATATTATGGCCATGGACAACTGTGTTTATTCCCCTGTGGATTATCATGTGCTTGCCATGTATTGAAGTTATTTATTACTTCATATGGACactcatttttttaag ATCAACCTTTCCTGAATCTGACCGTCGTTCCCACTTAGTGATGGCACTTACATGGCTGATGGTGGTTCTACCACTGCTTACTTTTCAG GTTCTGCTTGCCTATAGATTAGATGGAATAAACCAAAACTCGTGGATAACAATATTCATCCCACTTCACATAAGCATAGTGGCAATGCTGGTTGGGACGTTTTGCAGCAAGGGTGGAAACAAAT GGTGGTTTGGTATCCGTATGGATTTTTGTCAATTCATGTTGGAAAGTTGTCCCTTTCTTCGCTTGTACGGGAACATCTCATACAAATTCCCACCTACTGAGGAGCCAGCACCACCTGTCAGCCAAGAGCCACGAGGATCTAAATACTCtcaaactatttatatacaagGGTCTGCAAGGTATGACTGTGTAGTGCCAGTCGTGTCTATTGATACACCTGattga
- the LOC101242368 gene encoding uncharacterized protein LOC101242368, giving the protein MGGFGETMSKITACICAPVFCVVGCIMFMVLPIAMVVIGAIHFHDCPIQHYIPIWLIVAGSLAFLTGGSNCGLSYVRRRKNEESGSGGRTIINVCGGIVAVFNLTWFILGNVWVFSIYPPNTETDIYKAGHIEEEPYCNYIVYYFAYWIIIVSYVLLGIVLLFLFLSFIASGCKSIIMNYEEV; this is encoded by the exons ATGGGTGGTTTTGGAGAAACAATGTCAAAAATTACAGCTTGTATTTGCGCACCAG TGTTCTGTGTTGTCGGTTGCATTATGTTCATGGTTTTGCCGATTGCAATGGTGGTTATAG GAGCAATACACTTTCACGACTGTCCTATTCAGCACTACATACCTATATGGCTTATAGTGGCGGGATCGCTGGCATTCCTTACAGGCGGCAGTAACTGTGGTCTAAGTTATGTAAGACGCAGAAAGAATGAAGAAAGCGGCAGCGGTGGAAGAACAATTATTAATGTCTGTGGCGGCATTGTAGCAGTGTTCAATCTGACTTGGTTCATTTTAG GAAATGTCTGGGTGTTCTCTATTTATCCTCCGAATACTGAAACTGATATCTACAAAGCAGGGCATATCGAAGAAGAGCCGTATTGCAATTATATAGTATATTACTTTGCCTACTGGATTATAATTGTATCCTACGTATTGCTGGGAATAgtccttttgtttttattcttatcGTTTATTGCTTCTGGTTGTAAATCGATAATAATGAATTACGAGGAAGTTTGA